In Neorhizobium sp. NCHU2750, a single genomic region encodes these proteins:
- a CDS encoding transposase, whose amino-acid sequence MSEITIGADISKDHIDLHRLPDGDRMRVTNDRKGFAAILGWIGDTPVARVVYEPTGAYHKPFERFMLTRGLPLSKVNPRQARRFAEATGKLAKTDRADAAMLAQFGMVLNPRLLSPYAVSFAELKELHAARLALVKDRTAAKNRAKNITQPLLKRQNLARLKQIEAQLVQVEQVMTDHIATDESLKVRFDILVSIPGLSRITAFTLLIEMPELGEIDEKAAGKLSGLAPNDRQSGGWTGRAFIAGGRAIVRQALYMPALVAIRFNPDLKAKYDALRTAGKPPKVAITAIMRKLVVLANALLRKQQIWTPKPA is encoded by the coding sequence ATGAGTGAGATTACCATCGGGGCCGATATCTCGAAAGACCATATCGATCTCCATCGGTTGCCAGATGGTGACAGGATGCGCGTCACCAACGACCGCAAGGGATTTGCCGCGATCCTTGGCTGGATCGGCGACACGCCTGTCGCGCGTGTGGTCTATGAGCCGACCGGTGCCTACCACAAGCCTTTCGAACGCTTCATGCTCACCCGTGGCCTGCCACTTTCCAAGGTCAATCCGCGTCAGGCGCGACGGTTTGCCGAGGCAACTGGGAAGCTGGCCAAGACGGATCGCGCGGATGCCGCGATGCTGGCCCAATTCGGCATGGTACTGAACCCGCGTCTCTTATCCCCGTATGCCGTTTCTTTCGCTGAACTCAAGGAATTGCATGCTGCACGTCTGGCGTTGGTGAAGGACAGAACGGCTGCGAAGAACCGGGCCAAGAATATCACTCAGCCGCTCCTCAAAAGGCAGAACCTCGCCCGGCTGAAGCAGATCGAAGCGCAACTCGTCCAGGTCGAGCAGGTCATGACCGACCACATCGCAACGGACGAAAGCCTCAAGGTGCGCTTCGATATCCTTGTTTCCATACCTGGCCTGTCGAGGATCACAGCCTTTACACTTCTCATCGAAATGCCCGAGCTGGGCGAAATCGATGAAAAGGCAGCCGGCAAGCTATCGGGTCTTGCCCCAAACGACAGGCAGTCCGGAGGGTGGACCGGACGCGCCTTCATCGCTGGTGGAAGAGCCATCGTCAGGCAAGCCCTTTACATGCCGGCTCTTGTCGCTATCCGTTTCAACCCGGATCTTAAGGCCAAATACGACGCACTCAGGACAGCAGGAAAGCCGCCCAAAGTCGCAATCACCGCTATCATGCGAAAGCTGGTCGTCCTTGCAAACGCACTCCTGCGCAAACAGCAAATATGGACACCAAAACCGGCTTGA
- a CDS encoding GNAT family N-acetyltransferase, giving the protein MAKKPVPLKVHVTRLDMTAPPRTSLPVPVNVQTAIMRTPEIPLHFYRYLYRQIGKRWQWYERLQMSNDELAAVIHSKTVSISVLYVDGAPAGFFELAKLENDVVELSYFGLFERAMGLGIGKWFLLQALYSAWQDNPAKVTVTTNNLDHPRAIQLYQMMGFSPVGTEEGLILPMTDAALFKAIDG; this is encoded by the coding sequence ATGGCGAAGAAACCCGTCCCGCTGAAGGTCCATGTCACCCGTCTCGACATGACGGCACCGCCGAGGACGAGCCTGCCGGTGCCGGTCAACGTGCAGACGGCGATCATGCGCACGCCGGAAATCCCGCTGCATTTCTATCGCTATCTCTACCGGCAGATCGGCAAGCGCTGGCAATGGTACGAGCGCCTGCAGATGAGCAATGACGAGCTCGCCGCAGTTATCCATAGCAAGACCGTTTCGATCAGCGTGCTTTATGTCGACGGTGCGCCGGCCGGTTTCTTCGAACTGGCGAAGCTTGAAAACGATGTCGTCGAGCTCTCCTATTTCGGCCTGTTCGAGCGTGCCATGGGGCTCGGCATCGGCAAATGGTTCCTGCTGCAGGCGCTTTATTCCGCCTGGCAGGACAATCCTGCCAAAGTCACCGTCACGACCAACAATCTCGATCATCCGCGCGCCATCCAGCTCTATCAGATGATGGGCTTTTCGCCGGTCGGCACCGAAGAGGGCCTGATCCTGCCGATGACGGATGCCGCCCTTTTCAAGGCAATCGACGGATAG
- a CDS encoding DUF1203 domain-containing protein, producing the protein MSKILFTAMPTRDAEALWNGGADAYGNVPEKKVSDGGGYPCRHCLNDIADGERLLVVAYRPFPALQPYAETGPIFLHAQPCDRYACEEELPPMLDSPDYIVRGYGADDRIVYGSGAVTATGSIAARAAELLTRDDIAYVHVRSARNNCYQCRIDRAEVSELAEAGMAI; encoded by the coding sequence ATGTCGAAAATCCTTTTTACCGCCATGCCGACCCGTGATGCCGAAGCGCTCTGGAACGGTGGTGCCGACGCCTATGGCAACGTGCCCGAGAAGAAGGTCTCAGATGGCGGCGGCTATCCCTGCCGGCATTGCCTGAACGATATCGCAGACGGCGAACGCCTGCTGGTTGTCGCCTACCGCCCCTTCCCGGCATTGCAGCCCTATGCCGAGACCGGGCCGATCTTCCTGCATGCGCAACCCTGCGACCGCTATGCCTGCGAGGAGGAACTTCCGCCGATGCTCGATAGCCCCGACTATATCGTGCGCGGCTATGGCGCCGACGATCGCATAGTCTATGGCAGCGGCGCGGTGACGGCGACGGGTTCTATCGCCGCAAGAGCCGCCGAATTGCTGACCCGCGACGACATCGCCTATGTGCATGTCCGCTCGGCCCGCAACAATTGCTACCAGTGCCGGATCGACCGGGCAGAGGTGTCCGAATTGGCCGAAGCGGGTATGGCGATCTGA
- a CDS encoding Lrp/AsnC family transcriptional regulator, with product MSSFDAIDRAMMRTLQENGRISNAELAERVGLSPSACSRRLDILEKNGTISGYYARLSNAALDTKMVAIVHISLSGQFAKTLTEFEAAVKLCPNVLVCYLMSGEYDYILRVAAKDLADYERIHRDWLSALPHVVKINSSFALREVIDRPNVGL from the coding sequence ATGAGCAGCTTTGACGCAATCGATCGTGCGATGATGCGCACGCTGCAGGAGAACGGCCGGATTTCCAATGCGGAGCTTGCCGAACGGGTCGGCCTGTCGCCATCGGCCTGTTCGCGACGGCTCGACATACTGGAGAAGAACGGCACGATCAGCGGCTATTACGCACGGCTTTCCAATGCGGCACTCGACACCAAGATGGTGGCCATCGTGCACATTTCGCTGTCGGGCCAGTTCGCCAAGACGCTGACGGAGTTCGAGGCGGCGGTCAAACTCTGCCCGAACGTGCTGGTCTGCTACCTGATGTCGGGAGAATACGACTATATCCTGCGGGTGGCGGCCAAGGACCTGGCAGATTATGAGCGCATCCACCGGGACTGGCTGTCAGCCCTGCCGCATGTGGTGAAGATCAATTCCAGCTTCGCCCTGCGCGAGGTCATCGACCGGCCGAATGTCGGGTTATGA
- a CDS encoding PadR family transcriptional regulator, protein MFGHRFDGRDRCGERGARKGFEEMFAMRGGPFGRSFGGPGRGGRGGPHGGPNGGPGGRGFGDDGDGRIGRFLMQGDLRLLVLALIEKEPRHGYEIIKHIEDMTYGFYAPSPGVVYPTLTYLEEAGYVVSEADGNKKRYAITEEGKAHLDENRSFAATILDRLSELAERIKQRQEKSEGRRGDRGPDLPRSVDAALLNLREVIAGKLSTDEKKAGDIVRLLLQVADDLDGKDGESQD, encoded by the coding sequence ATGTTTGGACACAGGTTCGATGGCCGCGATCGGTGCGGCGAACGAGGCGCCCGCAAGGGCTTTGAAGAGATGTTCGCAATGCGTGGCGGTCCGTTCGGTCGCAGCTTCGGCGGCCCGGGTCGTGGCGGTCGCGGCGGCCCCCATGGAGGTCCCAATGGCGGACCTGGCGGACGCGGCTTCGGCGATGACGGCGATGGCCGTATCGGCCGCTTCCTGATGCAGGGCGACCTGCGCCTTCTGGTTCTGGCGCTGATCGAGAAGGAACCCCGCCACGGTTACGAGATCATCAAGCATATCGAGGACATGACCTACGGCTTCTATGCTCCGAGCCCGGGCGTCGTCTATCCGACGCTGACCTATCTCGAAGAAGCAGGTTATGTGGTGTCGGAAGCCGACGGCAACAAGAAGCGCTATGCCATCACCGAAGAAGGCAAGGCACATCTGGACGAGAACCGCAGCTTTGCGGCAACCATCCTCGACCGGCTGTCCGAGCTTGCCGAGCGCATCAAGCAGCGGCAGGAAAAGTCCGAAGGCCGCCGTGGCGACCGCGGTCCTGATCTGCCCCGCAGTGTCGATGCGGCACTCCTCAACCTTCGCGAAGTCATCGCCGGCAAGCTTTCGACGGATGAGAAGAAGGCCGGCGATATCGTCAGGCTGCTCCTGCAGGTCGCCGACGATCTCGACGGCAAGGATGGCGAAAGCCAGGACTGA
- the sseA gene encoding 3-mercaptopyruvate sulfurtransferase, with translation MSEKSRFVVSSDWLEAELGAPDLKVVDASFYLPAQGRNADAEYAAGHIPGALRFDHDKIADHSTGLPHMVPAPNLFAEAVGRMGISENDRIVVYDGPGIFSAPRGWWLFRIMGAKNVFVLDGGLDGWKAEGRSLETDIPSPSAAMFKADLRLDKVINFREMLSIVVDGKRQIADARSKGRFEATELETRPGLRSGHMPGARSLPSGTFSVNGKLRSLPELRQAIEDAGIDFGQPIVTSCGSGITAAIITLALESLGHEDNALYDGSWTEWGARDEAPVVTGPAGAR, from the coding sequence ATGAGCGAGAAAAGCCGTTTTGTGGTTTCGTCCGATTGGCTTGAGGCTGAACTCGGCGCCCCCGACCTGAAGGTCGTCGATGCGTCCTTCTATCTGCCGGCCCAAGGCCGCAACGCCGATGCCGAATATGCGGCCGGCCATATTCCCGGTGCGCTGCGCTTCGATCACGACAAGATCGCCGACCATTCCACCGGCCTGCCCCATATGGTGCCTGCACCGAACCTGTTTGCCGAAGCCGTCGGCCGGATGGGCATCAGCGAAAACGACCGGATCGTCGTCTATGACGGCCCCGGCATCTTTTCGGCGCCGCGCGGCTGGTGGCTGTTCCGCATCATGGGCGCGAAGAACGTCTTCGTGCTCGATGGTGGGCTGGACGGGTGGAAGGCCGAAGGACGGTCGCTGGAGACCGACATTCCCTCCCCGTCCGCCGCCATGTTCAAGGCGGATCTGCGCCTCGACAAGGTGATCAATTTCCGCGAGATGCTGTCGATCGTCGTCGACGGCAAGAGGCAGATTGCCGATGCCCGCAGCAAGGGGCGTTTCGAGGCGACCGAACTGGAGACGAGGCCCGGCTTGCGCTCCGGCCATATGCCCGGTGCCCGCAGCCTGCCGTCCGGCACGTTTTCGGTCAACGGCAAGCTCAGGAGCCTGCCGGAACTGCGCCAGGCGATCGAAGATGCCGGGATCGATTTCGGCCAACCGATCGTCACCAGCTGCGGATCGGGCATCACGGCCGCGATCATCACGCTGGCGCTCGAATCGCTCGGCCACGAGGATAATGCGCTCTATGACGGTTCGTGGACCGAATGGGGTGCGCGGGACGAGGCTCCTGTCGTCACCGGCCCGGCCGGCGCACGCTGA
- a CDS encoding DMT family transporter: protein MSTTVVFLALFAAILHASWNAFLRSGADRFWLMTVMNLAISIAALPVALWLPLPASAAWPYIVGSSIFQLLYGLLLVAAYRHGELGQVYPIIRGSAPLLVTAATFVLVGEVLHPLAMLGVCCIVLGIMALALGKARATTTSMLFALATGVAIAGYSTVDAIGIRLSGDRIAYIAWVFILPGIMLSIAYMVMRGPLRVNLRAPETRKAIGGGMVSLCSYGTVLIAYSMAPAGPVSALRETSVVFAALIGWRFLGERLTAKRIAACIMVAAGAILIGLS from the coding sequence ATGAGCACGACGGTCGTCTTCCTGGCGCTGTTTGCCGCCATTCTCCATGCAAGCTGGAATGCCTTCCTGCGATCGGGCGCCGATCGCTTCTGGCTGATGACGGTGATGAACCTGGCGATCAGCATCGCGGCGCTGCCGGTGGCCCTGTGGCTGCCGCTCCCGGCCTCGGCCGCATGGCCCTATATTGTCGGCTCGTCGATCTTCCAGCTGCTTTACGGTCTTCTTCTGGTCGCCGCCTATCGCCATGGGGAACTCGGCCAAGTCTATCCGATCATTCGCGGCAGCGCGCCGCTGCTCGTCACCGCCGCCACCTTCGTGTTGGTCGGCGAGGTCCTGCATCCGCTCGCCATGCTCGGCGTCTGCTGCATCGTGCTCGGCATCATGGCTTTGGCGCTCGGCAAGGCGCGGGCGACGACCACGTCCATGCTGTTTGCACTGGCGACCGGCGTTGCGATTGCCGGCTATTCGACCGTCGATGCCATCGGCATCAGGCTCTCGGGTGACAGGATCGCCTATATCGCCTGGGTCTTCATCCTGCCCGGCATCATGCTTTCAATTGCCTATATGGTCATGCGCGGTCCGCTGCGCGTCAATCTGCGCGCGCCCGAAACCCGCAAGGCGATCGGCGGCGGCATGGTCTCGCTCTGCTCCTACGGCACCGTGCTGATCGCCTATTCCATGGCGCCCGCCGGCCCGGTTTCGGCGCTTCGCGAAACCAGCGTCGTCTTCGCTGCCCTGATCGGCTGGCGGTTCTTAGGCGAAAGGCTCACCGCCAAGCGTATCGCCGCCTGCATCATGGTTGCCGCGGGCGCAATCCTGATCGGCCTTTCATAA
- a CDS encoding PilZ domain-containing protein has product MAVNNLNMTVRSAPRRKTRIAGTLKYYGQSVNGRVVNISATGLALDLSAPFNASVGSPIRIDSEELGVLEGIVKWSHSGRLGIQFRPNTNASAQVAAYFRFFHQDVTPVLRG; this is encoded by the coding sequence ATGGCGGTCAACAATCTGAACATGACGGTGCGTTCGGCACCACGCCGCAAGACACGCATCGCGGGCACGCTGAAATATTACGGACAGTCGGTGAATGGCCGGGTGGTCAACATCTCGGCGACGGGACTGGCGCTCGATCTTAGCGCCCCCTTCAATGCATCGGTCGGCAGCCCGATCAGGATCGACAGCGAGGAACTCGGCGTGCTGGAAGGCATCGTCAAGTGGTCGCATAGCGGCCGCCTCGGCATCCAGTTCCGCCCGAACACCAATGCCTCGGCACAGGTCGCCGCCTATTTCCGCTTTTTCCATCAGGACGTCACGCCGGTGCTGAGGGGATAG
- the ald gene encoding alanine dehydrogenase, whose product MRVGCPKEIKNHEYRVGLTPGAVREYVAHGHEVLVETKAGAGIGADDAAYQAAGARIVAGPKDIFEKCDMVVKVKEPQPAEWAELRDGQILYTYLHLAPDPEQTKGLLASGVTAVAYETVTDERGGLPLLAPMSEVAGRLAIQAGATGLQKANGGRGILLGGVPGVLPAKVVVVGGGVVGLHAARMAAGLGADVSILDRSLPRLRQLDDLFAGRVHTRYSTIDAIEDEVFSADLIIGAVLIPGAAAPKLVSREMLSGMKKGAVMVDVAIDQGGCFETSHATTHSDPTYEVDGIVHYCVANMPGAVPITSTHALNNATLQHGLALADRGLRAIAEDRHLRNGLNVHKGRVTNAAVAEALGYEAFAPEKLLNVA is encoded by the coding sequence ATGCGTGTCGGATGTCCGAAGGAAATCAAGAACCATGAATATCGTGTCGGCCTGACGCCCGGTGCCGTGCGCGAATATGTGGCGCATGGCCATGAGGTTCTGGTCGAAACCAAGGCCGGAGCCGGCATCGGTGCCGATGATGCCGCCTATCAGGCAGCCGGCGCCAGGATCGTCGCCGGCCCGAAGGACATCTTTGAAAAATGCGACATGGTGGTGAAGGTCAAGGAACCGCAGCCGGCCGAATGGGCTGAGCTTCGCGATGGCCAGATCCTCTATACCTATCTTCATCTCGCACCGGATCCGGAACAGACCAAGGGGCTCCTCGCGTCCGGCGTCACCGCCGTCGCCTATGAAACGGTGACCGATGAGCGCGGTGGCCTGCCGCTTCTCGCGCCCATGTCGGAAGTCGCCGGCCGGCTGGCAATCCAGGCCGGTGCCACGGGCCTGCAGAAGGCCAATGGCGGGCGCGGCATCCTGCTCGGCGGCGTGCCCGGCGTGCTGCCGGCCAAGGTCGTCGTTGTCGGCGGTGGCGTCGTCGGCCTGCATGCGGCCCGCATGGCAGCCGGTCTTGGCGCCGATGTCTCCATTCTCGATCGCTCGCTGCCCCGCCTGCGCCAGCTCGACGATCTTTTCGCCGGTCGTGTCCACACCCGCTATTCGACGATCGATGCTATCGAAGACGAAGTGTTCTCGGCCGATCTCATTATCGGCGCCGTGCTGATCCCCGGTGCCGCCGCCCCGAAACTGGTCAGCCGCGAAATGCTCTCGGGGATGAAGAAGGGGGCCGTGATGGTCGACGTTGCGATCGACCAGGGCGGCTGCTTCGAAACCTCCCATGCCACGACCCATTCCGACCCGACCTACGAGGTCGATGGCATCGTCCACTACTGCGTTGCCAACATGCCCGGCGCCGTGCCGATCACCTCAACCCATGCGCTGAACAATGCCACCCTGCAGCATGGCCTGGCACTCGCCGATCGTGGCCTCAGGGCCATCGCCGAGGACCGCCACCTGCGCAACGGTCTCAATGTTCACAAGGGAAGGGTGACCAACGCCGCCGTTGCAGAAGCTCTCGGCTACGAAGCCTTCGCACCGGAAAAGCTTCTAAACGTCGCCTGA
- a CDS encoding alanyl-tRNA editing protein, whose protein sequence is MPSELLYRDDFYLASTEAVVTALHEDGGVEFDRTCFYATSGGQPGDTGYVDRADGTRIMLGQTRHGATKDIVVHMPLEGQEQLVVGEKVTLSIDWPRRFNLMRMHTACHLLSVVCPYPITGAAVGEEESRVDFDMTDTIDRQDVTGKLMALVEADHPITLQWITDEELAANPGIVKSKNVRPPVGLGRVSLVCIGENSSVDSQPCGGTHVARTSEVGAIHIAKIEKKGKENRRFRIRFGEPASEG, encoded by the coding sequence ATGCCTTCCGAACTCCTATACCGTGACGATTTCTACCTCGCCTCGACCGAGGCGGTGGTGACCGCCCTGCACGAGGATGGCGGGGTCGAGTTCGACCGCACCTGCTTTTACGCCACATCCGGCGGGCAGCCGGGCGATACCGGCTATGTCGACCGGGCGGACGGCACGCGGATCATGCTCGGCCAGACCCGGCATGGCGCGACGAAGGATATCGTCGTGCATATGCCGCTCGAAGGACAGGAACAGCTGGTGGTCGGCGAGAAGGTTACTCTGTCGATCGACTGGCCGCGCCGTTTCAACCTGATGCGCATGCATACGGCCTGCCACCTGCTTTCCGTCGTCTGCCCCTATCCGATCACCGGGGCGGCGGTCGGCGAGGAGGAATCGCGCGTCGATTTCGACATGACCGACACGATCGACAGGCAAGACGTGACGGGCAAGCTGATGGCGCTCGTCGAGGCGGATCACCCGATCACTCTCCAATGGATCACCGACGAAGAACTTGCCGCCAATCCGGGCATCGTCAAGTCGAAAAACGTCCGTCCACCGGTCGGGCTCGGGCGCGTCAGCCTGGTCTGTATCGGCGAGAATTCCAGCGTTGACAGCCAGCCCTGCGGCGGCACACATGTGGCACGCACAAGCGAGGTCGGGGCGATTCACATCGCCAAGATCGAGAAGAAGGGCAAGGAGAACCGCCGTTTCCGCATCCGGTTCGGCGAACCTGCCAGCGAAGGCTGA
- a CDS encoding bifunctional 2',3'-cyclic-nucleotide 2'-phosphodiesterase/3'-nucleotidase has product MLLSAPSAQISRRSVLAGAAASSALVALHPFAARAQANQAHLRIMETTDIHVHVFPYDYYADKPSDTLGLARTASIIDAIRAEAGNSMLIDNGDFLQGNPLGDYIAYERGMKDGDMHPVIKAMNVLGYDVGTLGNHEFNYGLDFMFKVLSGSSFPYVCANLTRGLLASDARQDELFFKPYVILEKQIRDGAGKTSPIKVGFIGFVTPPIMTWDAKNLEGKAQTRDIVDAAKAWVPVMKEEGADIVIALSHSGIDGSGQSDRMENASLYLAGVDGIDAIFTGHQHLVFPGPKDFVGIAGADAEKGTLMGKPAVMGGFWGSHMGLIDLLVEKDGDRWKIISSTSEARPIYHRDDSHKVIADVKDKPEVLDAARREHEATLAYVRRPVGKTSAPLYSYFALVADDPSVQIVSNAQTWYMKAMLKDGPYKDLPLLSAAAPFKAGGRNGSDYYTDVPTGDIAIKNVADLYLYPNTVQAVLVTGAQVKNWLEMSAGMFNQVQPGAKDAPLLNDGFPSYNFDVIDGVTYQIDLSQPVRFDKDGKLINADANRILDLKFDGKPIDLEQKFVVATNNYRAGGGGKFPEIAGDKLIFAAPDTNRDVIVRYIVDQGTINPSADGNWSFKPLPGTTALFESGPIGRHFASEIKGAKIDYAGDGENGFSNFRLTL; this is encoded by the coding sequence ATGCTGCTTTCCGCACCGTCCGCGCAGATTTCGCGCCGCTCTGTCCTCGCCGGTGCCGCCGCCTCATCGGCGCTTGTCGCGCTGCATCCGTTTGCAGCGCGGGCACAGGCCAACCAGGCGCATCTGCGGATCATGGAAACGACGGACATCCATGTCCATGTCTTCCCCTATGACTATTATGCCGACAAGCCGAGCGATACGCTGGGCCTTGCCCGCACCGCCTCGATCATCGACGCGATCCGCGCGGAAGCCGGCAATTCGATGCTGATCGACAATGGCGATTTCCTGCAGGGCAATCCGCTCGGCGACTATATCGCCTATGAGCGGGGCATGAAGGATGGCGACATGCACCCCGTCATCAAGGCGATGAACGTGCTGGGTTACGATGTCGGGACGCTGGGAAATCACGAGTTCAACTACGGCCTGGACTTCATGTTCAAGGTCCTTTCCGGTTCCAGCTTCCCTTACGTTTGTGCCAACCTTACCAGAGGCCTGCTGGCATCCGATGCCAGACAAGATGAACTGTTTTTCAAACCCTATGTGATCCTTGAGAAGCAGATCCGTGACGGGGCGGGCAAGACCAGCCCGATCAAGGTCGGCTTCATCGGCTTCGTTACTCCGCCGATCATGACCTGGGATGCCAAGAACCTCGAAGGCAAGGCGCAGACGCGCGACATCGTCGATGCGGCAAAAGCCTGGGTTCCGGTGATGAAGGAGGAAGGCGCGGATATCGTGATCGCGCTGTCGCATTCCGGCATAGACGGTTCGGGCCAGAGCGACCGGATGGAGAACGCCTCGCTCTATCTCGCCGGCGTCGACGGTATCGATGCGATCTTCACCGGCCACCAGCACCTGGTCTTCCCCGGCCCGAAGGATTTCGTCGGCATTGCCGGGGCCGATGCCGAGAAAGGCACGCTGATGGGCAAGCCGGCCGTGATGGGCGGTTTCTGGGGCTCGCATATGGGCCTGATCGACCTTCTGGTCGAAAAGGACGGCGATCGCTGGAAGATCATTTCCTCCACCTCAGAGGCGCGTCCGATCTACCATCGCGACGACAGCCACAAGGTCATAGCCGACGTGAAGGACAAGCCGGAAGTGCTTGATGCCGCACGCAGAGAACATGAGGCGACGCTTGCCTACGTACGCCGTCCGGTGGGCAAGACCTCGGCGCCGCTCTATTCCTATTTCGCGCTGGTCGCCGACGACCCGTCGGTGCAGATCGTCTCCAATGCGCAGACCTGGTACATGAAGGCGATGCTGAAGGACGGTCCCTACAAGGATCTGCCGCTGCTTTCGGCGGCGGCACCGTTCAAGGCAGGCGGGCGCAATGGCTCCGACTATTATACCGACGTGCCGACCGGCGATATCGCCATCAAGAATGTCGCCGATCTCTATCTCTATCCCAACACGGTACAGGCCGTTCTGGTCACCGGTGCGCAGGTGAAGAACTGGCTGGAAATGTCGGCCGGCATGTTCAACCAGGTCCAGCCGGGCGCCAAGGATGCACCGCTGTTGAACGACGGCTTCCCGTCCTACAATTTCGACGTGATCGACGGCGTGACCTACCAGATCGACCTGTCGCAGCCGGTGCGCTTCGACAAGGACGGCAAGCTCATCAATGCCGACGCCAACCGCATCCTCGATCTCAAGTTCGACGGGAAACCGATTGATCTCGAACAGAAATTCGTCGTCGCGACGAACAATTACCGGGCCGGCGGCGGCGGCAAGTTTCCGGAGATCGCCGGCGACAAGCTGATCTTTGCCGCTCCCGACACCAATCGCGACGTGATCGTGCGCTATATCGTCGACCAGGGCACGATCAATCCATCGGCGGATGGCAACTGGTCGTTCAAGCCACTGCCCGGCACGACCGCGCTGTTCGAAAGCGGGCCGATAGGCCGCCACTTCGCCAGCGAGATCAAGGGGGCGAAAATCGACTATGCTGGCGACGGCGAGAACGGTTTTTCGAACTTCCGGCTGACGCTGTGA
- a CDS encoding cysteine synthase A, whose amino-acid sequence MTSYPNVIDIIGNTPLIRLKAASEATGCEILGKAEFLNPGQSVKDRAALFIIRDAERKGLLKPGGVIVEGTAGNTGIGLTLVAKALGYRTVIVIPETQSQEKKDALRLLGAELVEVPAVPYKNPNNYVKVSGRLAEQLAKTEPAGAIWANQFDNVANRQAHIETTAPEIFEQTGGKVDGFICAVGSGGTLVGTAMGLKAKNPGIKVGIADPEGAALYEYYAHGELKSEGNSITEGIGQGRITANLEGFTPDFSYRIPDAEALPYIFDLVETEGLCLGGSSGINIAGAIRLARDLGPGHTVVTVLCDYGNRYQSKLFNPDFLKSKGLPVPPWLTQKRHIAVPFETA is encoded by the coding sequence ATGACCTCCTATCCCAATGTCATCGACATCATCGGCAACACTCCCCTGATCCGGCTGAAAGCCGCTTCGGAGGCCACCGGCTGCGAGATCCTCGGCAAGGCGGAATTCCTCAATCCCGGCCAGTCGGTGAAGGACAGGGCCGCCCTGTTCATCATCCGCGATGCCGAACGCAAGGGGCTGTTGAAGCCGGGCGGCGTGATCGTCGAGGGCACGGCCGGCAATACCGGCATCGGCCTGACACTGGTGGCCAAGGCACTCGGCTATCGCACCGTCATCGTCATTCCCGAGACGCAGAGCCAGGAAAAGAAGGACGCGCTGCGGCTGCTCGGCGCCGAGCTGGTCGAGGTGCCTGCGGTTCCCTATAAGAACCCGAACAATTATGTGAAGGTTTCCGGCCGGTTGGCCGAGCAGTTGGCGAAGACGGAGCCTGCCGGCGCGATCTGGGCCAACCAGTTCGACAATGTCGCCAACCGTCAGGCGCATATCGAGACGACGGCACCGGAGATCTTCGAACAGACCGGCGGCAAGGTCGATGGCTTCATCTGCGCGGTCGGTTCCGGCGGCACGCTGGTCGGCACGGCCATGGGGCTGAAGGCAAAGAACCCCGGCATCAAGGTCGGCATTGCCGATCCCGAAGGTGCGGCACTCTACGAATATTATGCCCATGGCGAACTAAAGTCGGAAGGCAATTCGATCACCGAGGGTATAGGCCAGGGGCGCATCACCGCCAACCTGGAAGGCTTTACCCCGGATTTTTCCTATCGGATCCCGGATGCCGAGGCCCTGCCCTACATATTCGATCTGGTCGAAACCGAGGGGCTCTGCCTCGGCGGCTCGTCCGGCATCAATATTGCCGGCGCGATCCGGCTCGCCAGGGATCTTGGTCCAGGCCACACGGTCGTCACGGTCCTTTGCGACTATGGCAACCGCTACCAGTCCAAGCTGTTCAATCCGGATTTCCTGAAGTCCAAGGGACTGCCGGTGCCGCCATGGCTGACGCAGAAGCGGCATATCGCCGTTCCCTTCGAAACGGCCTGA